A single Methylomonas sp. AM2-LC DNA region contains:
- the glgX gene encoding glycogen debranching protein GlgX — protein sequence MTTIITAVWPGRPYPRGAYWDGEGVNFAVFSEHAEKVELCVFDAKGHSEVQRIELKERTSLVWHCYLPEARPGLLYGLRVHGPYRPQEGHRFNPHKLLIEPYAKDIVGTPRWSDAHFGYSIGSKDADLSFNRRDNANYMPKCRVVDQAFNWGNDRSPDIHWQDMVIYEVHVKGFTMQHPEIPSQFRGTYAGLAMDPVIEHLKRLGITTVELMPVHAFIDDRHLVERSLRNYWGYNSIGFFAPDSRYSASGQISEFKTMVKTLHKAGIEVILDVVYNHTAEGNQLGPTFSFRGLDNASYYRLADDDKRYYKDYTGCGNTLDMQHFCVLQLIMDSLRYWVLDMHVDGFRFDLASALARELHEVNQLGTFFDTIHQDPVLSTIKLIAEPWDLGEGGYQVGNFPLGWSEWNDKYRDSIRAYWKGDGGSLGEMAQRLTGSSDLYEHTGRKPHSSINFICAHDGFTLHDLVSYDVKHNEANQEENRDGNDNNLSWNCGAEGESDDPAINVLRARQKRNLLATLLLSQGAPMLVAGDEMGRSQQGNNNAYCQDNPISWLTWELKQQDRESLEFTQRVIGLRKAHPLFHRNYFFKGRPIRGGEVKDIIWLNADGAEISDEDWNQAFSRCLGVYFAGGKMIETDERGKRLKDDNLLLLLNADHEDVAFRLPEYEAHHNWDVLLDTKNANGAAEITRYQAGQTYPLSGRALVLLKQAQPI from the coding sequence ATGACTACAATAATAACGGCTGTTTGGCCGGGAAGACCCTATCCACGCGGTGCCTATTGGGATGGTGAAGGCGTGAATTTCGCTGTTTTTTCTGAGCATGCCGAAAAAGTTGAATTATGCGTATTTGACGCCAAAGGGCATAGCGAAGTGCAGCGTATCGAATTGAAAGAGCGTACTAGTCTGGTCTGGCACTGTTATTTGCCCGAGGCCCGTCCTGGCTTGCTTTATGGTCTTAGAGTACACGGGCCTTACCGTCCGCAGGAGGGACATCGCTTCAATCCGCACAAGTTGCTGATAGAACCTTATGCGAAAGATATAGTGGGAACGCCTCGCTGGAGCGATGCTCATTTCGGATATAGCATAGGCAGCAAGGATGCCGATTTGTCATTTAATCGTCGTGACAATGCCAACTACATGCCGAAATGCCGGGTGGTCGATCAGGCCTTTAATTGGGGAAATGATCGATCACCCGATATTCACTGGCAAGATATGGTGATCTATGAAGTGCATGTTAAAGGCTTTACCATGCAACATCCTGAAATACCGTCTCAATTTCGCGGCACCTACGCAGGATTGGCGATGGATCCCGTTATCGAACATCTCAAACGACTAGGTATAACCACGGTGGAACTGATGCCGGTGCATGCATTCATCGATGATCGTCACCTGGTTGAACGCAGTTTGCGCAATTATTGGGGCTATAACTCGATAGGCTTTTTTGCGCCCGATTCCCGCTATTCGGCCAGTGGCCAGATCAGCGAGTTTAAAACCATGGTCAAAACTCTGCACAAGGCGGGTATAGAGGTCATTCTGGATGTGGTGTACAACCACACTGCCGAGGGAAATCAGCTGGGTCCAACTTTCTCTTTTCGCGGTCTGGATAATGCGTCTTATTATCGTCTGGCGGATGATGATAAACGTTATTACAAGGATTACACCGGCTGTGGCAATACGCTCGATATGCAGCATTTCTGTGTATTGCAATTGATTATGGATAGCCTGCGCTATTGGGTGCTGGACATGCATGTGGACGGCTTCCGTTTCGATTTGGCTTCTGCGTTGGCCAGAGAGTTGCACGAAGTCAATCAACTGGGTACCTTTTTCGATACCATCCATCAAGATCCGGTGTTGAGCACCATTAAGCTGATTGCCGAACCTTGGGATTTGGGTGAAGGTGGCTATCAAGTTGGAAATTTTCCATTGGGCTGGTCGGAATGGAATGATAAATATCGCGATAGTATTCGTGCTTATTGGAAGGGTGATGGCGGTTCGCTTGGCGAGATGGCGCAACGCTTGACTGGTTCTAGCGATCTATATGAACACACTGGCCGCAAGCCACATTCCAGCATTAATTTTATCTGCGCTCATGACGGTTTTACCTTGCATGACCTGGTCAGTTACGACGTTAAGCATAACGAGGCTAATCAGGAAGAAAACCGTGATGGGAACGATAATAATCTTTCCTGGAATTGCGGTGCAGAAGGAGAAAGCGATGATCCGGCAATTAATGTGCTGCGCGCCCGTCAGAAACGTAATTTGCTTGCGACCCTGTTATTATCGCAGGGAGCGCCGATGCTAGTGGCCGGAGATGAAATGGGGCGTAGCCAGCAGGGTAATAACAACGCTTATTGTCAGGACAACCCTATCAGTTGGTTGACATGGGAACTCAAGCAACAGGATAGAGAATCTTTGGAGTTTACCCAGCGTGTCATCGGCTTGCGCAAAGCCCATCCTTTGTTCCACCGAAACTATTTTTTTAAGGGACGCCCCATACGTGGCGGCGAAGTCAAAGATATTATTTGGCTGAATGCAGATGGAGCTGAAATTAGCGATGAAGATTGGAATCAGGCGTTTTCACGTTGTTTGGGTGTTTACTTCGCAGGCGGCAAAATGATCGAAACCGACGAACGAGGAAAGCGTTTAAAGGACGATAATCTATTATTACTGCTCAATGCGGATCATGAAGATGTCGCTTTCAGGTTGCCGGAATACGAGGCACATCATAACTGGGACGTGCTGCTCGACACCAAAAACGCCAACGGTGCTGCAGAAATTACACGTTATCAGGCCGGGCAAACTTATCCATTGAGCGGTCGGGCACTGGTGCTGTTAAAACAGGCGCAGCCAATATGA
- the treS gene encoding maltose alpha-D-glucosyltransferase, protein MKPKTIKTALTDNAQWMADPLWYKDAVIYELHVKAFFDSDNNGVGDFSGMMQKLDYLQDLGVNTLWLLPFYPSPMRDDGYDISDYRNIYPEYGDMADFRLFVKEAHRRNLKIISELVINHTSDQHPWFQAARRAPPGSSKRNYYVWSDNDHQFPETRIIFSDTEKSNWAWDEVAHAYYWHRFFSHQPDLNFNHPQVVKAVIRIMRFWMDHGVDGVRLDAIPYLCVREGTQNENLPETHAVIKQMRAVLDKYYQNRVFLAEVNQWPEDVRDYFSDGDECHMAYNFPLMPRMYMAIAQEDRHPIVDIIRQTPEIPESCQWATFLRNHDELTLEMVTDKERDYMYQMYADDARARLNFGIRRRLAPLMDNESNKIRLMNSLLLSLPGSPIIYYGDEIGMGDNLFLGDRNGVRTPMQWSPDRNAGFSRADPQNLYLPPVMDAVYGYGAVNVEAQQREHASLLNWMQSVLAVRKKHQAFGRGKTVFLHPGNRKILAYFRTYAQDIILCVSNLSRAAQAVELDLHEYKGYVPVELMGCSAFPPIGDLPYLLTLPGHNFYWFRLSSGKEVQDWHEEHLTPEELPMLVLFDGWRSFFREKVEPWRRTMADRVRNQLETDALPNFVSTQRWYGAKGDPVRRAVISDYVVWGNESYKWLVALVNIETDQAEPFSYFIPLGLAWETSDTERLHAMLPTSLARVRQQAHIGILADAFTDEAFCRALVLCIGTNQTFSSQNGVIRFTPTSVYAELAGEAIADLPVQAVAIQGSNTAVLLGERLFLKGYRHIQIGINPELEIGRFLTEGGKFSHLAPVAGAVEYEAADGSRMTLALLQGQIENQGDFWCYTLDYLKRFLEESRLIVPPSEAQAPAHVAYLLLIQTLGKRTGELHNALSAATSNPAFSPEPVSDADVSAWVAHVKAEATTTLNQLEHRLMGFAEKDKELAQSLLTQRTAIADMLEHCISRPINTVKTRYHGDYHLGQVLLVQNDFVIIDFEGEPTRALAERRCKHSPLRDVAGMLLSFNYAAVTAIAKELVESPEVAAKLESLLRDWEAEVGRVFLAAYAETLAYSGIIAAPMPLRGLLDLFLLEKLLYEVRYELDNRPDWVAIPLRGILEIMNKLSLVMDAGQQKN, encoded by the coding sequence ATGAAACCCAAGACAATAAAAACTGCGCTTACGGACAATGCGCAATGGATGGCCGATCCGCTTTGGTATAAAGACGCGGTTATTTACGAATTGCACGTCAAGGCATTTTTCGATAGCGACAATAATGGCGTTGGTGATTTCTCTGGCATGATGCAGAAGCTGGATTATTTACAGGATTTAGGGGTGAACACGCTTTGGTTGTTACCCTTTTATCCTTCGCCAATGCGCGACGATGGTTATGATATCTCCGATTATCGTAACATTTATCCCGAATATGGCGATATGGCTGATTTTAGGTTGTTCGTGAAAGAAGCGCACCGCCGCAATCTGAAGATTATCAGCGAACTGGTTATCAATCACACCTCCGATCAGCACCCCTGGTTTCAGGCAGCGCGTCGGGCTCCACCCGGTTCCAGCAAGCGTAATTATTATGTTTGGAGCGATAACGACCATCAGTTTCCAGAAACGCGCATTATCTTCAGCGATACCGAAAAATCGAACTGGGCCTGGGATGAAGTCGCCCACGCTTATTATTGGCATCGATTCTTCAGTCATCAACCCGATCTTAATTTCAATCATCCTCAAGTAGTTAAAGCGGTTATCAGAATCATGCGTTTCTGGATGGATCATGGTGTTGACGGTGTCCGGCTAGATGCCATTCCTTATCTGTGTGTACGAGAGGGAACTCAAAACGAAAACTTGCCGGAAACCCATGCCGTTATCAAGCAAATGCGCGCGGTGCTGGATAAGTATTACCAAAATCGGGTGTTTTTGGCCGAAGTCAATCAGTGGCCGGAGGATGTGCGGGATTATTTTAGCGATGGCGATGAATGTCACATGGCTTATAACTTCCCACTGATGCCGCGTATGTATATGGCCATAGCCCAGGAAGATCGTCATCCCATTGTCGACATCATACGCCAGACTCCAGAAATCCCTGAATCCTGTCAATGGGCGACTTTTCTGCGTAATCACGACGAGCTTACCCTCGAGATGGTTACTGATAAAGAACGCGATTATATGTATCAAATGTATGCCGATGATGCGCGGGCGCGTCTTAACTTCGGCATTCGCCGCCGATTGGCGCCACTTATGGACAATGAAAGCAATAAAATTCGGTTGATGAACAGTTTGTTGCTGTCTTTGCCGGGCTCACCCATTATTTATTACGGTGATGAAATCGGTATGGGAGACAATTTATTTCTCGGTGACCGCAATGGTGTGCGCACCCCGATGCAGTGGAGTCCAGATCGCAATGCGGGTTTCTCGCGTGCCGATCCTCAGAATCTGTATCTTCCGCCTGTCATGGATGCAGTGTATGGCTATGGAGCAGTGAATGTGGAGGCGCAGCAACGTGAACATGCTTCATTGTTGAACTGGATGCAAAGTGTGTTGGCCGTGCGTAAAAAACATCAGGCCTTTGGTCGCGGAAAAACGGTTTTTTTGCATCCAGGAAATCGCAAAATACTCGCCTATTTCAGGACTTATGCACAAGACATTATTCTGTGCGTAAGTAATTTGTCACGTGCCGCACAGGCGGTGGAACTCGATCTTCACGAATATAAGGGCTATGTTCCTGTGGAGTTGATGGGATGTTCGGCTTTTCCTCCCATAGGCGATTTGCCCTATCTGCTGACATTGCCGGGTCATAACTTTTATTGGTTTCGTTTGTCCAGTGGCAAAGAGGTGCAAGATTGGCACGAGGAACATCTAACACCAGAAGAATTGCCAATGTTGGTACTGTTCGACGGTTGGCGCAGTTTCTTTCGGGAAAAAGTTGAGCCTTGGCGTAGAACTATGGCTGATCGGGTTCGTAACCAGCTAGAAACAGATGCATTACCGAATTTTGTCTCGACGCAACGATGGTATGGCGCCAAGGGCGATCCAGTGCGGCGAGCGGTTATCAGCGATTACGTAGTGTGGGGGAACGAGTCATATAAATGGCTGGTGGCGCTGGTGAACATCGAAACAGATCAGGCGGAACCATTCAGCTATTTCATACCTCTGGGATTGGCGTGGGAGACAAGCGATACGGAGCGCCTGCATGCCATGTTGCCTACTAGTCTGGCCAGAGTACGTCAACAAGCGCATATCGGTATTCTGGCTGATGCCTTTACAGACGAGGCGTTTTGTCGGGCTCTGGTGTTGTGCATAGGCACCAACCAAACCTTTTCCAGTCAAAATGGCGTTATCCGATTTACACCTACCAGTGTTTATGCAGAGCTCGCAGGGGAGGCGATTGCCGATCTGCCGGTACAAGCAGTCGCCATACAGGGCAGTAATACGGCTGTGTTACTGGGTGAACGTTTATTTCTGAAAGGCTATCGGCATATACAAATCGGGATAAATCCTGAGTTAGAGATAGGACGTTTTCTAACTGAAGGCGGTAAATTTTCGCATTTGGCACCAGTGGCTGGTGCTGTTGAATATGAAGCGGCCGACGGAAGCCGCATGACCTTGGCTTTACTGCAAGGCCAGATAGAAAATCAGGGTGATTTTTGGTGTTACACCTTGGATTACCTTAAACGCTTTCTGGAAGAATCCCGCCTGATAGTGCCGCCATCCGAAGCCCAGGCACCAGCACATGTCGCCTATCTGTTACTCATACAGACTTTGGGAAAGCGTACCGGTGAATTACACAATGCCTTGAGCGCAGCTACCAGCAATCCCGCTTTCAGTCCAGAGCCAGTTAGCGACGCGGATGTTTCGGCTTGGGTGGCACATGTAAAAGCAGAGGCTACCACTACTTTGAATCAACTTGAACATAGGCTAATGGGTTTCGCCGAAAAGGATAAGGAGCTAGCGCAAAGCCTTCTTACGCAACGCACCGCGATTGCGGACATGCTTGAGCATTGTATTTCCAGACCGATCAACACCGTCAAGACCCGCTACCATGGTGATTACCATCTAGGGCAGGTATTACTTGTACAGAATGATTTCGTGATTATCGATTTTGAAGGAGAGCCGACCCGTGCACTGGCCGAACGTCGTTGCAAACACTCGCCATTGCGGGATGTGGCTGGCATGTTACTGTCATTTAACTACGCCGCCGTTACGGCTATTGCTAAAGAGCTGGTGGAATCGCCCGAAGTTGCGGCGAAATTAGAATCTCTGCTGCGCGACTGGGAAGCAGAGGTTGGACGTGTGTTTCTGGCCGCCTACGCTGAAACCTTAGCATATTCAGGAATAATTGCCGCACCGATGCCGCTACGAGGCTTACTCGATTTGTTTTTGCTGGAAAAATTACTGTACGAGGTGCGCTATGAACTTGACAATCGTCCGGATTGGGTAGCGATTCCGTTACGAGGTATTCTGGAGATAATGAATAAGTTAAGCCTGGTAATGGATGCTGGACAGCAAAAGAATTAG
- a CDS encoding alpha-1,4-glucan--maltose-1-phosphate maltosyltransferase, which translates to MTDILIIDGRRRVVIENVQPIIDGGRFPIKRVIGQSVEVKADAFTDSQDALVCLLRYRHEAETGWHELSMTPLAVDRWCASFPITKLGRYFYTLTAWSDVFFSWRQEFARRIELEDIGLALLAGALLVAEAAVRADGNNQLQLEEFAKALGSVKPEAGYAQAMSETLASLMRTHPERSLATDYPVTLCVWAEPVQAQYSTWYEFFPRSCMADGMLHGSFAECEKRLPYVAFMGFDVVYLPPIHPIGLSQRKGANNTLSTSNEDVGSPWAIGAADGGHKAIHAQLGTLADFQHLLQKAQELDIGIALDIAFQCSLDHPYVHEHPEWFRHRADGSIQFAENPPKKYEDIYPFNFETEAWRELWQELLDVVLFWVEQGVSIFRVDNPHTKPFQFWEWLIAEVKREHPETIFLAEAFTRPKVIYQLSKLGFSQSYNYFPWRNTKSEIESYFTELTCTQVREYFRSNLWPNTPDILSEYLQFGGRSAFMLRLVLAATLGASYGIYGPAYELLEATPREVGGEEYLNSEKYQLRSWDIERADSLKDFIARVNRIRRENPALQQNQRLHFMTVDNESLLCFAKIAEDETNIILVVANLDPHHTQSGWVSLDLELLGLDTRPFQMHDLLTNARFLWNGTRNYVELNPQVTPVHIFKLRRRVRTEHDFDYFL; encoded by the coding sequence ATGACAGACATATTAATCATTGATGGCAGGCGGCGGGTAGTGATTGAAAATGTACAGCCGATAATTGATGGCGGGCGGTTTCCGATCAAGCGTGTTATCGGTCAGAGCGTAGAAGTGAAAGCCGATGCCTTCACAGACAGCCAGGATGCACTGGTTTGCTTGTTGCGCTACCGGCATGAAGCGGAAACGGGTTGGCATGAACTTAGTATGACACCGCTGGCCGTTGACCGTTGGTGCGCTTCGTTTCCGATTACCAAACTGGGTCGCTATTTCTACACGTTGACTGCCTGGAGTGATGTTTTTTTTTCCTGGCGGCAGGAATTTGCACGACGGATTGAATTAGAAGATATCGGCTTGGCGCTGCTGGCAGGTGCACTATTGGTCGCTGAGGCGGCAGTGCGTGCTGACGGAAATAATCAGTTGCAACTTGAAGAATTTGCCAAAGCATTAGGTTCGGTGAAACCAGAGGCTGGTTATGCACAGGCCATGTCAGAAACACTGGCAAGTCTAATGCGAACACATCCTGAGCGTAGTCTGGCTACGGATTATCCCGTCACCTTATGCGTATGGGCGGAGCCTGTACAAGCCCAATACAGTACTTGGTATGAGTTTTTCCCGCGATCCTGCATGGCTGATGGCATGCTGCACGGCAGCTTTGCCGAGTGTGAAAAACGCTTGCCTTATGTCGCGTTCATGGGTTTCGATGTGGTGTATTTGCCGCCTATACATCCAATAGGTCTGAGTCAACGCAAGGGCGCGAATAATACACTGTCAACCAGCAATGAGGATGTCGGCAGTCCCTGGGCTATCGGTGCAGCGGATGGAGGCCATAAAGCAATACATGCGCAATTGGGTACCTTGGCAGACTTTCAGCATCTGCTGCAGAAGGCACAAGAGCTGGATATAGGGATTGCTTTAGATATTGCGTTCCAATGTTCTCTGGATCATCCATACGTGCACGAGCATCCTGAATGGTTTCGTCATCGCGCGGACGGTAGCATCCAGTTTGCCGAGAATCCACCCAAGAAATACGAAGACATTTATCCTTTTAATTTTGAAACCGAAGCCTGGCGTGAGCTCTGGCAGGAACTGCTGGATGTGGTTTTGTTTTGGGTAGAGCAGGGGGTGAGTATTTTCAGGGTCGATAATCCGCACACCAAGCCATTCCAATTTTGGGAATGGCTGATAGCGGAGGTTAAGCGCGAGCATCCCGAGACTATTTTTCTGGCGGAAGCCTTTACCCGGCCGAAAGTTATCTATCAGCTCTCCAAGCTGGGTTTCAGTCAATCTTACAATTATTTTCCGTGGCGCAATACTAAAAGCGAAATCGAGAGCTATTTCACTGAGCTGACCTGTACGCAAGTGCGCGAATATTTTCGATCTAATCTATGGCCGAATACACCGGATATTCTGTCAGAGTATCTGCAATTCGGCGGCCGCTCGGCGTTCATGTTGCGTTTGGTACTGGCGGCTACACTGGGAGCGAGTTACGGAATTTACGGACCGGCTTATGAGTTGCTGGAGGCAACGCCTCGAGAAGTGGGTGGTGAAGAATACCTGAACTCCGAGAAATATCAGCTGCGCAGCTGGGATATCGAACGTGCGGACAGTCTAAAAGATTTTATTGCGCGAGTGAACCGGATACGCCGTGAGAACCCGGCATTGCAGCAAAATCAGCGTTTACATTTTATGACTGTGGACAATGAGAGTCTGCTGTGTTTTGCAAAAATCGCTGAAGATGAGACCAATATCATTTTGGTAGTAGCCAATCTCGATCCTCATCATACCCAGTCAGGTTGGGTGAGCTTGGATTTAGAACTACTTGGTCTAGATACAAGACCTTTCCAGATGCACGATCTATTAACAAACGCCCGTTTTTTGTGGAACGGTACCCGAAACTACGTTGAACTCAATCCGCAAGTTACGCCGGTACACATTTTTAAACTGCGTCGACGGGTGCGGACTGAGCATGACTTCGACTATTTTCTATAG